The window TTTTTTTGTTGAACAGATTGCTGTGATGGAAGTGATGAGTATGATGGTAAAACCAGGTGCAAAAACACCTGTTGGGAAGCTGGAAAAGTTGCAAGAGATAGATTAATGGAAAAGATTAAAATATATGTGGAGGGTGTTTCCATTAGAGACAATGAAGTTGAACAAGCAAAACTATCATTCGAACAAGACAAGGAAAACTTGTTGAAGCTCAAGCATGAGGAGAAAACTCTCAAGGGAATTGTCCAAAATCTTAAGGGTACTTCTATCTGTAATTGTTACATATACTTTTCACATACTTCATTAGGTTACATGAATTTAACATGGATTTTGTAGACCACAAGGACCGAATAGAGAAGGCAGTGAAGAAAGAACGAAtccagaaagaaaaagaagagcaACAGAAGAAGGAATCTGAATTGAAGGAACACAAAGGTgaagaaaaagttgatgttgcaGAAAAAGAATCCACAAAAAGTAAGAAAGATGATAAAGATGGGATTCTTAATAACTCTCCTTCTGGCCAGGTTTGAAATGACTGCAAACTTGaatttgttaatatataaaaTGTTTAATTGTGATACTTAAATCTCATACTCAGATTCTTCTATTAGAATCTCAACAAAGACCCTGCTGCTGATGTGGCACAAAATGCTCATACATCTCATGACAATGTACAACAGGTAAATGTTAAAAGTACAAATTAAACTCCCATCAAGAACTTTCCATGTAAGCTAATTACatatttacatgtttcaaatgcTATTTATCTCTCTTTACATAGCATGCTGCAAAAGAAGAGGAATCTTCTGATGTTACACATGCAACCGAAGACATTGATTCGTTATCAAAGGAAGATTTGGGTCGTGAAATCGGTTCACGTTGGACTGGAAAAAAAACTGAGCACCAAAATCATGATGATGAGACACCTGTTAATGTCCACAATGAAGAAAATAATGGAGACAATACAGAaacagatgatgatgatgatgatgaacatTATGAGGAAGATTTAGATGACCATAGGGATGTTCAAGAAGACACTCATGATGATTCCAGTTCTTCACATGACTATGATCCAGATGAGTATGAGGACATTTCAGGTCTGCAGTTTTactatttatttttttgtgtcatattattttatttgctgataattataatttttatgtGAAAGATATTGAAAGCGCAAGTAGCCCATCATTGATTGAGAAGATTCAACAAACTGTCCGGAATTTTCTACTGGCTGTAAATCCATTCCAGACTCCAGTAAATACATCAGGTAGAACATGACAGAACAGGTTGTACTGTGTTAGATGTACATTGGACTGGGACTGAGACTGATGTTGATGTGATAAAAAGTACAATTTTTTAATCTACCAAAAAAGATGGACATGGGATTTGCTTTTGCTCTAGATCTCTCGTCTATGcaaaaagacgtaaataccctccTGAGCACATGTTCACTCCAGTGTCTTTTCTTTTtatgaattattttatttttgttttttgtgtTTATGTAGAAGCTGAAAGTGTACAAAAAGAGTATGATGAAGCGAGTGAGAAGTTATCCAAAGTAAAAACAAAGATATCTCGCATCACAAAGAAGCTAGCAAATGACtttggtattttattttattttatttttttaatttggttttataaaataggaaaagtacattgctattcttGTTATTTATAGCTTCAAGTATCTATGTTTGACATTGCAGGACCAGAGAAGGAATTCTATTTGTTACATGGTCGATGTTTCGAGACTAAACAGAACAAGTTACAACTTTTccatcttttttttattttttatttttttccttttttcaaaTATTGATCAAGTTTCTTTTTCTGATTTTGTATCTTTAATTTTTTTGTGATTTCAGATATGTTTATAAAGTTTGCCCTTTTAAACAAGCTACCCAGGAGGAAGGATACAGTACAACCAACTTAGGGTAGGTATTCACACGTTAACTATTCACAGGAAACTAATATCTACGCAATTGACCCTTTTTCTTGAATTTTCACTtactaaagtttttttttggcAGGAGGTGGGACAAATTTGTGGATTCATACAGTGTGATGCTCTTTTCCAATGGTGACAATTGCTGGAATGGTCCTGATAGAAGCTTAAAGGTATATATCAAACTTTATTATCTCATTTAACTCATTCTGCTTTTTtaatacctttttttttttttttaatattccatGACAGGTCAGATTAAGATGCGGATCGAAAGTAGAGCTTTCTGACATAGACGAACCTAGCCGTTGCGAGTATtactctttttatttatttttcatgttTCCTGCAATTATTAATCCTAAATTATCAAAAATCGTCCATGTGTTTTTCACTTTTTTATAGATACAGTCCAATAgtttagtttttttctttttccgTTTGTGAAATGGCGTTTGGTCACGCTTTTTGTTCCTGGGAAAATGACCAATTTGCCCCCTCGAAAACTCAAGAAAACAAAACCTCTAAAGATGATCAACTCGTTGTCCTTTTATTTCAACCACAGTAGAAACCTTTTCCAGATTCCTCTTTTTAGGATATTTCAAGAAGAAGgtgagggcaaaatggtcatttttatggATGGGCCGTTTACCAGGGAAAAATAATCGTGACCAAATGT of the Lactuca sativa cultivar Salinas chromosome 6, Lsat_Salinas_v11, whole genome shotgun sequence genome contains:
- the LOC111889945 gene encoding glucosidase 2 subunit beta, with translation MKIKSPVFVLFVLSSTLVLRSAAIPLNDLLGIAPEDEKYYAGLWSSGTIKCKDGSKTFTKSQLNDDFCDCFDGTDEPGTSACPAGKFYCRNAGHRPLTVFSSRVNDRICDCCDGSDEYDGKTRCKNTCWEAGKVARDRLMEKIKIYVEGVSIRDNEVEQAKLSFEQDKENLLKLKHEEKTLKGIVQNLKDHKDRIEKAVKKERIQKEKEEQQKKESELKEHKGEEKVDVAEKESTKSKKDDKDGILNNSPSGQNLNKDPAADVAQNAHTSHDNVQQHAAKEEESSDVTHATEDIDSLSKEDLGREIGSRWTGKKTEHQNHDDETPVNVHNEENNGDNTETDDDDDDEHYEEDLDDHRDVQEDTHDDSSSSHDYDPDEYEDISDIESASSPSLIEKIQQTVRNFLLAVNPFQTPVNTSEAESVQKEYDEASEKLSKVKTKISRITKKLANDFGPEKEFYLLHGRCFETKQNKYVYKVCPFKQATQEEGYSTTNLGRWDKFVDSYSVMLFSNGDNCWNGPDRSLKVRLRCGSKVELSDIDEPSRCEYEAMLTTPALCLEEKLKELEDELEFMDKDKLQFHDEL